The proteins below come from a single Melitaea cinxia chromosome 9, ilMelCinx1.1, whole genome shotgun sequence genomic window:
- the LOC123656336 gene encoding DNA repair protein RAD50 produces MAGIKSLAVRGIRSFGPEECDEQRISFEKPLTLILGQNGCGKTTIIECLRYAITGQMPPGSRNECFVHDAKVNRSTEVMGQVKLKIINAKDKQLEVSRSMRVTAYQNKKPKFQTLDSFLSVVDDNGKTKDISSRCADLDFVMHEELGVPKAILNSVIFCHQEDASWPLDEGKKVKERFDEIFDADKYSDCFDRLRKIRKEYATNIKLLEQGVAHLTEKKEELDKKKLDVVNTETRISEAELKISELSQELKPLTEKINAIETLQKNLLAFESKRDKIKTRLEQNKNVEQDLKDSIQSIYEGSLMELQENITNYGATAETKQAELEDSYKKNFSFNKEEERIANEKTSNEVKYNKLILLESQNQDKIDKRNVMIVETGKLAEIELDKIETNEEAANGIRTINEKIEELQNKLKEQKAASDLEEKELQKHVDECRDALSRHKQKISNKESEIQTTKKEITKIQKQINDANKSKLKLETLEEKLKTAEEDYEKAVNELNPEECQAEINRDEKLMEEHENELEQLSEKVTKLQKQSAKLKEKDMIEESFKQKEKQLNVLKNKHRTAITELLGSMPEKNFAIAINKLDCEIRKELESMKKKITEKQNEATRLETERRLARERLGERRGALAAAEDRVYAACGALPLPAALERAGAALDRLQEEQNVLQSSMFIITKYKGQIKDNKCCPLCNRGFDTETEVTDLISQLTTQVLNVPAQLEKVTEELQKTSAKKDDLLSLRSLNDKITSLKETEIPELEKQLEDLDKQISGLSEEVEELSMSAAEPERRGAAARALLGDMPLLDRCIAELDKAAKDLEAIKAKCGDFVSDISLDEATNKQSELRQKISALRASARSAQTRLNAHNRRLQAAADRKNKLKEDMLNVQKKVQELCNLQETQKTMESNIEKFTSEVKELQGGMEPLELALVEKEKIKTEAVKKNRSEIDMKNSYIVKVTNAYDKLRAIDLEIRQHKERNLQREMDKITEANEKLLARQKQIMNDRDTLTKKIDSLKDELAKQAIYKRNLEDNLKLRTAQKEIETCEKELADINEKLSGVNVEMISEKEPLIIQQTKIFREKAQTEGKLGELKERLKQNKLELKKSQNKDIEKKYREKFYELHVIKAIDKDIRDYSVALEKCLMEFHREKMENINLIIRSMWRKIYRGNDIDYIEIKTEGSVTADSERRKYDYRVIQCKNGVEIDMRGRCSAGQKVLACLIIRLALAETFSSRFGILALDEPTTNLDHENIKSLCSALGEIVQERMTQKNFMFIIITHDKEFIESLGNIDKVTHYYEVSRNEEGKSRVKKIRFS; encoded by the exons ATGGCGGGAATTAAATCTCTGGCAGTAAGAGGAATTAGGAGTTTTGGACCAGAGGAGTGTGATGAACAGCGTATATCGTTTGAAAAACCTCTGACTTTAATATTAGGACAGAATGGTTGTGGCAAAACTACTATTATTGAATGCTTACGATATGCAATAACTGGTCAGATGCCGCCGGGAAGCCGCAATGAATGTTTTGTGCACGATGCAAAAGTAAATAGATCCACGGAGGTTATGGGTCAAGTCAAGTTGAAG aTTATCAATGCTAAAGATAAACAATTAGAAGTCTCAAGGTCCATGAGAGTTACTGCCTATCAAAACAAGAAACCTAAGTTTCAGACATTAGATTCATTTCTTTCAGTAGTAGATGACAATGGTAAAACTAAGGATATATCATCGAGATGTGCTGACTTGGATTTTGTGATGCATGAAGAGTTAG GTGTGCCAAAAGCCATTTTGAATTCAGTGATTTTTTGCCACCAAGAAGATGCCAGTTGGCCATTAGATGAAGGAAAAAAAGTTAAGGAGAGGTTTGATGAGATATTTGATGCTGATAAGTACAGTGATTGTTTTGATCGCCTTcgaaaaataagaaaagaatatgCAACTAATATCAAATTATTGG AACAAGGAGTAGCTCacttaacagaaaaaaaagaagaattggACAAGAAAAAGCTAGATGTTGTAAACACTGAGACTCGGATATCTGAAGCTGAGCTTAAAATATCTGAATTATCTCAAGAACTAAAACCTCTTACAGAGAAAATCAACGCTATTGAAACATTACAGAAAAATCTACTAGCTTTCGAATCTAAGAgggataaaataaaaactag ATTAGAACAAAATAAGAATGTAGAACAGGATTTGAAAGATTCCATTCAAAGCATTTATGAAGGTTCACTGATGGAACTCCAAGAAAATATAA CCAACTATGGAGCAACTGCTGAGACCAAACAGGCAGAGTTAGAggattcatacaaaaaaaacttttcatttaACAAGGAAGAGGAAAGAATTGCTAATGAAAAAACGTCAAATGAAGTAAAGTACAACAAACTGATCTTGCTAGAAAGTCAGAATCAAGATAAGATTGATAAAAGGAATGTAATGATTGTTGAAACTGGAAAACTTGCTG AGATTGAATTGgataaaatagaaacaaatgAGGAAGCAGCAAATGGAATACGCACTATAAATGAGAAAATTGAagaattacaaaacaaactCAAGGAGCAAAAAGCAGCTTCTGATCTTGAAGAGAAGGAACTTCAGAAACATGTGGATGAATGTCGCGATGCACTG TCAcgtcacaaacaaaaaatatccaATAAAGAGTCAGAAATACAAACAACTAAAAAGGAAATAACtaagatacaaaaacaaataaatgatgCAAATAAATCTAAACTAAAGTTAGAGACTTTGGAAGAAAAACTTAAAACAGCTGAGGA AGATTATGAGAAAGCAGTTAATGAATTGAACCCCGAGGAGTGTCAAGCTGAAATCAATAGAGATGAAAAACTTATGGAGGAACATGAAAACGAACTGGAACAACTTAGTGAAAAG gttacaaaattacaaaaacaaagtgCAAAGTTAAAAGAAAAGGATATGATAGAAGAGTCGTTTAAACAAAAAGAGAaacaattaaatgttttaaaaaataaacacagaaCTGCAATTACGGAACTACTTGGAAGCATGCCTGAGAAAAACTTTGCCATAGCAATAAATAAACTAGACTGTGAGATTAGAAAAGAGTTGGAGTCGATGAAGAAGAAAATAACAGAAAAACAAAATGag GCGACCCGGCTGGAGACGGAGCGGCGGCTGGCCCGCGAGCGGCTGGGCGAGCGGCGCGGCGCGCTGGCCGCCGCCGAGGACCGCGTGTACGCCGCCTGCGGCGCGCTGCCGCTGCCCGCCGCGCTCGAGCGCGCCGGCGCGGCGCTGGACCGCCTGCAG gaAGAACAAAATGTACTCCAGTCGTCGATGttcattataacaaaatataaaggTCAGATAAAAGATAACAAGTGCTGCCCTCTGTGTAATCGTGGATTTGATACCGAAACTGAG GTTACTGATCTTATATCTCAGTTGACAACCCAAGTTTTGAATGTACCCGCTCAATTGGAGAAAGTCACAGAGGAGCTCCAGAAGACATCTGCTAAAAAAGATGACTTATTGAGCTTGAGGTCGCTGAACGATAAAATAACTAGTCTAAAAGAGACTGAAATACCGGAACTGGAAAAACAACTTGAGGACTTGGATAAG CAAATATCGGGCCTATCAGAGGAGGTGGAAGAGCTGTCAATGAGTGCGGCGGAGCCCGAgaggcgcggcgcggcggcgagGGCGCTGCTTGGAGACATGCCGCTGCTCGACCGCTGTATTGCCGAGCTCGACAAAGCTGCCAAGGAC ctagAAGCGATAAAGGCAAAGTGCGGCGATTTCGTATCGGACATATCACTAGACGAGGCCACGAACAAACAGAGCGAGCTCCGCCAGAAGATCAGCGCGTTGCGGGCGAGCGCGCGCTCGGCGCAGACGCGGCTCAACGCGCACAACCGCCGCCTGCAGGCCGCCGCGGACAGGAAGAACAAGCTGAAGGAGGACATGCTCAACGTACAGAAAAAG gtacaAGAATTGTGTAACTTGCAAGAGACACAAAAAACAATGGAGTCAAATATTGAGAAATTTACATCTGAAGTGAAAGAGCTCCAAGGTGGAATGGAGCCCTTAGAATTAGCACTTGTGGAAAAGGAGAAAATAAAGACTGAGGCTGTGAAGAAGAATAG GTCAGAAATCGATATGAAGAACAGTTATATAGTTAAAGTAACAAACGCATATGATAAGTTGAGGGCAATTGATTTAGAAATAAGACAGCATAAAGAACGAAACCTCCAAAGGGAAATGGATAAAATAACAGAAGCCAATGAGAAATTATTAGCGAGACAAAAACAAATCATGAATGATCGAGACACTCTCACTAAGAAGATTGATAGCTTGAAAGATGAATTAGCCAAGCAGGCG ATTTACAAAAGAAACTTGGAAGATAATTTGAAACTACGTACAGCACAAAAAGAGATAGAGACTTGTGAAAAAGAATTGGCAGATATAAATGAGAAGCTTAGTGGAGTAAATGTGGAAATGATCTCAGAAAAGGAACCCCTGATAATACAACAAACCAAAATATTTAGGGAAAAAGCACAAACAGAGGGTAAACTTGGAGAACTAAAG gaaagactaaaacaaaataaactggAACTAAAGAAATCACAAAATAAggacattgaaaaaaaatatagagaaAAATTTTATGAGCTACATGTTATCAAGGCGATCGATAAAGATATCAGAGACTACTCTGTTGCCTTGGAAAAATGTCTGATGGAATTCCATAGAGAAAAGATGGAAAATATCAACCTTATTATCAG atcaaTGTGGAGAAAAATATATAGAGGTAATGACATAGATTACATCGAAATAAAAACTGAAGGTAGTGTGACCGCCGACTCTGAACGTCGTAAATATGATTACAG agtgATCCAATGCAAGAATGGAGTCGAGATTGATATGCGAGGGCGTTGTAGCGCCGGCCAAAAGGTTTTGGCTTGTCTGATAATCAGATTGGCTTTGGCTGAAACATTCAGTTCCAG ATTTGGTATCTTAGCCTTAGATGAACCAACTACTAATTTAGATCATGAGAATATTAAAAGCTTGTGTTCAGCACTCGGTGAAATAGTTCAAGAAAGAATGACACAGAAGAATttcatgtttataataattacacacGACAAAGAATTTATCGAATCTCTAGGTAATATTGATAAAGTTACACATTATTATGAAGTTTCTAGAAATGAGGAAGGAAAGTCTAGggtgaaaaaaataagattctCTTAA